The Melitaea cinxia chromosome 8, ilMelCinx1.1, whole genome shotgun sequence genomic interval GGGTTTGGATATGCGATGGAGGCTCGTCGTCCCAATCCAGCTTTATTAACCAAAGCTCTTTAATTAGGAGCTTAGCGAACATAATTAAAGGAGCAGCGAAACCCATTATATCCCATAAACGGGCTATAACAGACAGCATATTTCGCTTAGTACATGGTACCTCAGCGGGgcgaatgaaaaaattaaaattatcttcatGAGGCTCCCATGTTACACCTAAAACCTTTTGTGTTGCGGTTGAAGCAAAATTGAGTGATTGTGGATGCAAATGGTTTTGCGGAAGAGAAGAGAGCACTTCGGGCGAGTTACTTAACCACTTATGGAGTTTGAAACCTCCAGCAGCGAACATATCAATAAGTTGCGAGGCTACCTTCTGCGCCGAGTGCACATCATTTATGGAACAACAAATGTCATCCATGAAGAAAAAACCACCATTAATCACTTCAGAGGCGAgtggaaaattatttttctcgtCGTCTGCGAGTTGTCGCAGCGTGCGGAGTGCTAGGAATGGACTGGAAGTCAGTCCGAAGCAAACACGTTTAAATTCAAACAACTGAATAGGATCAGAAGTGTTGAAGCGATAAagtatttgttgaaatttataaaactgtgGATGTACCTTTATACGCAAATACATTTGCTCGACATCAGCGCACAGTGCGATTGGAAGTAAGCGGAAATTaagcaaaattataaacaagTCTGCTTGCAAATTTGGTCcggaaaataaaatatcatttagtgACACCCCTGTATCAGTACGTGCACTAGCGTCCAAGACCATGCGGACTTTTGTAGTAATTTTATCTTCACGTATTACACCGTGATGCGGAATGACGTAAGTTAATGAAGGAAGCTTACTGTCTGCGGATATCGGAGAAATGTAATCCTTATCACAATAatcagtaataatattattgtaagcgGAGCGGTAATTTGGATCGCGCAAAAAACGCTTCTCCAAAGCAAAAAATCTACTTTTAGAACTCTGCATTGAGTCACCTAAAGCTGAGGGGTTAGTTTTAAATGGCAGAGAAACAACATAAGTACCTGTTGCTTCGCGGGTAGTTGAAGACTTGTATAGATCTTCACATACTTTCTCCTCATGACTAAGCAAGGCGGAGCGAGGAGTGGAAACTTCTTCAGTTTCCCAAAAACTTCTCATCAGTACATCTAACGGCTGGCCGGTAAATGCACACAACGTATGAGAGGGCGGAGCGGCGGTGCGGTGGGAGCGACACTTAACAGGAGCATCGCCCATTAAAATAAATCCAAGTGGAGTTTGAATCCCCGTAGGGGTACCTGGAGGTCCATGGACGCGGCCAGGCAGCAGTAAGCGGGTAAATAACTTAGCGCCAATCAACATCTCGACCTCACCGGGATCAGAGAATGTATCATCAGCAAGTGGCGTGCGGGAAAGATATGCTAACATCGACCTATCAATAGGTAACGTAGGAATGCGGTCCGTAATATTTTCCACAACAAGTGgttgtaaattaaaagaaatattgcgATCAAAACgcgagtaaaatttaatatttgtttgtccCTTAACCTCCTTAGAAGAACCACCAAATCCGTTTACAGTAACTTTCTCAGGaagtgaattaatttttaatgataatttcttaCAAAGATTAATAGTAACAAAGTCATTCATAGATCCGTTATCAATCAGAGCGCGAGCGATATATTCGTAACCGTCACTGGTGCGCAGGACAATGCGCGCCGTAGCAAGTAACACGGTGTGCGCGTCGCGTAAACTCAACAACGTATTCGAACACATTGATAGCGGTTGCATTGTATGAGACGCGTCGTACGAGCTAGCTATGGCAGGCGAGTAATTTGTCGCGCCCGATGACTCAGCGGTGTGCGGTGCGTGCGTAGCGGGGTTTTGTTCCGCGGTGAGTCGGGGTTCGATTCCTGAGGCGGGACTCGATgttagatttttatgaaaatgtaaaaGAGTGTGATGCGTTTTAGATTCACAGATACTACAagatttatttgatttacataaaaatgttttatgattAAAACTTAAGCAGTTGCAGCAACTATTGTTttctttaacaatattatagcgTTCTTTAGgtgttaatttaagaaatttaggGCAGCGATAAAATTGTTCGTGACCTATTTTTAAGCATAATGgacaacaattattatttgattcggAAGTAATAAAGGATTTAGTGTGCTTAACATTATTAACCGGTTTAGGTGCGAAGTACGAAGAACCTTTACTATATGAGTTTTTACTAGTGGATGGAGTATTAAAAGTATTCGACGAAGAACGTTCTATAATTTTTACTTGTTCCTTTATAAACTTAACTAAAGATTCATAAGTGGGTAATTTTTCACTTCTAACATAAAGTTCAAAGTTACGAATAGTTTCTTTATCTAACTTTTGTAAtgctaaaaatagaaaaataaaatcttttttgtttgaaatatttaatctgtCGAATGCACATACAGATGCTGCAAATTTATCTAAGAAAACATTTAAACCATCAGCGGAGGCTGTGGTCAACGgctttaaacttataatttgttgtaaatatgTACTTGCAAGCGTGCGGATGTCCTGGTATTTGTCAACCAGCGTAGAATATATTAAATCGTAATTATCTGCGGTAGGCGGTATACCAGAAATAGCGGTTAACGCGGACTTTGAAAGAATACCCGACAGATAAAATACCTTATCGGATTTACttaaatttgtgttattatGTACTGCGTtattaaaacattcaaaaaatGATGGCCAATTTTTTAATTCTCCATcaaacgtttttaaattaataggaGGTAAATTTAATCTAGACTTCTCTGTAGATGGCGGTGTAGTATGGCTTTTTAGCTGCTGAACTATAGACTTTATGATACAATAAATTTCCTCGAACGCGAGGAACATATTATGATCTGGAGAAAATTCAGGATCATTCTGCATTTTAAGCAAATTTAATTCTTCTATTGACTTAAGATAGTCTGTCCTTAACTGATCGATATTATATGCAGAACGTAAAAATGTATCTTGTAGCTGAGAAGTACTTATATTATTAGAAGCGTCATAAATAGATTGCAACCTACTAAAATATGCTTGCATACGAGATTCTATTAACTTAATTGTTATAGGAACACCGGTATCTATCTTTTGCGCTCGACTTtgcattttgaataataattaattatgcgTAAAGTTTaaggtagaataataaaaattcgttcGAGTACTAATGATGCGAGTCAACAAATCGAGAAATGCGTGCAATAGTTACAGCGAGACGTTTTAaggtcaattttatatttatgcagTTAATATAATGAGTAACAAATAAATGGTACACTAAACGAATTATTGTAGCGAGTATAAGTAtgcaaatttacaaaataatatactattacagtgtaagtaaaagcgaaaataaatatatataatatatactaattattaaaatagcgGGAATAATATAAAGCGTAAATTACAGCCTTATTAAGGTCTGTAAGCGgtgagaaaaaatataattgcaaaaaaaaaaagaatggtaATCTAGGCTCGAAGGAAGGACCACGCGGGGGCAATGATCGCGCCAATCGCATTCACCGCCCTCGTTAGCAGTTTTAAGGAAGATAAGGGTGGTTCACGCGCCCTCGGTACGCAGTTCAAATAAAGGCCACTTTCCCCGATCCCACCGTCGGCATCAATGCCCTAACGCAAAAGGGAAAGCACTCACCTGTGTGTCTTCTTCTCTGCGCGTGCCAGGCGCCTGGGATTCACAAGGGTCGGGTGCACCAGTGCTAAATTCTGCTGCAGCGGTATAAATAATTCAGCGGCCGTACTAAGGTCACACGCGAACTTATGGTCACACCTTAGCggttattataaaaacagatTACGTCCACCCACGTCGCAAAATATCGGTCGATTAAAGGGCACGGCCGATGCGCGCACGAGCATAGACAACGACAAGGATCGTGCTTTCTCGTACGTCATAAGCATTTCCGCCAACCGGAAGGAAACAGCGAAAATGGCCCAAACagttgttatgttatgtttttaatcatttgttttttttttttcaataacttAGATATCTAGCaccttttttatgttaataaattgtTGGGaactattttttgtaataattaacgAAAAATAAGAAGAATCGTTTAACATTTAGAAACTGTTGAACAGCTTTAACAAAATGTGTACGATGATATTGCTTTATTATGATTAAACATTCTTgtcacataaataaattttgttgaaGCATAGGTACCCAACGTAcagttaaaatatgtatagaAAACTGCAATAGTTGATTTAAATATCACGATATTGtacttaatacttttaaaaaactgtcaataaaaaaaatatattaattatacagaacgtaaataaactttatcaaatatacctataatatacaACCgacacaatttattttttggttcaaataattttaattttattcaagtaaaattcccgtgaccatggttgctgtaaagtatctgaaacggcaccgtaaaaacttaataaatcgcggtaaaatccaaaaaaaaaatttttcattataataagtacaatataattatttttagactaaatattaattaaaattacaaactacgtctattaaaaaaataggctggtaaataatacaataattaaaatagaaaattcgGTATTTTGGTAAGCAggttttatagatattttcaCAAAAGTCTCCATCCATATAGACCACATACGAAATTTGAGatcactaataaaaaaaaaaaaaaaaaacggtttgtCGTATCGAATAAAAACGGCTTTCCTATTGTGTTTGAAAATACAAACTGTCCAATTTGTTAATGGCTAAAAACTTCAAGTATTAATGACTCacagtataattgtgtttcttataatacaaaaaaaacgacttctatttacatcgaaaagtaacaagtattaaaattatatcgtcAGCAATGTaggtagtttaaaaaaatagtcaattaaacaCACATTCATCAACCTCAACTACCGGTCAGATTTCACGGTAACAGGAAACAGGTAACACACATAACCTTCTCCTCATAAAcctcctatgtttttgaagctcgttaaaaataaaataattatgttaccaGGAGACCAAAACGAGACACTCTGACTGCGATACGACTCTGATACGTACAGATCAAGATAAAGATCAGAATAGCttgtacaaacatttgtcataaATCAATTGCTGTGCCAGCTCGTCGTTACTGTGAAATATATCCTTTTACCGCATACGAATATACAAACTCTactgatttattatattagttaggTTCATGCGTATACTAATCGTATATCGCTTAGTAAACATCGATTCATAAACTGTATGTGTTCAGCTTTGACAGGGGTATTTGTGGTTTGTTTAGTATTCCTTTGAAGCTGACTAAGTTTAGATAGATTTCTAACAGGATTATAcccttgtattaaatatatttacaatcatATAGTGgcatattttaattagtatcaCCCTGTAATTAAAGCCGAACTGAATTAAATGCCCTATGTGTTACCATCCGCATAGCCTTGTGAGTATATGGCTACTGTACGGTAACTAATGTCGTTGTGATATCTTACAATCCACAATGTACTTTTCTCgtgttaaaagaatttttgaaattcagtcagtcagtcagtccactgctggacataggcctccccaagtacGCGCCAGACGTCCCGGTTTTCCAACAATTTACGTTACGCTACACACGTGACCGGCCCACTGTCCCTTCAACTTGCTATTTCTGTAAGCTATATCGGTTATtttcgttctctcgtggataTTCTCATTTCTAATCTAACCTCTAATCGAAATCTCTAATCTAACTTTCTAATCGAAACTATGCGAATAACGAAGCCATTCATCTTTTTAATATCATCAATTcacaattacaatattttacatcATTGCATTTGCTTGTCTTGTgtttaatttgtacaaatatttgtttccgattTGGATGTGTCTTCATGGGTCTCATCATCACGTGGACagctgtcggtcccggctgttatcatatgctgatagcgatcgttactcatcaaATCTcagtaggaaatatattcgtcaacccgcagtgaacCAACGTGATAGATTAAGGttcaatccttctccttcaCGGAGAatgaagcctatgcccagcagtgggatacagACTGCAttgtaaattttcaatttactagaagaaaattgtaattagattatgattaactttttttttggttctaAATCATTGTTTCTTGTTACAGTGTGTCATCAAGACAGCAGTAACAACCGCCCAAGGGACCAAAATACGGTATCTGAGTCGTCTCGTCGGTTTCGTACGGAATTTTTAGAAGACTGGCCACAAACACCTGGTTCACCATACTTCGATCCAAGCACGCCAGATAACGTTACTGGCTTGGTAGGACACCCAGTCACATTACTGTGCAAAGTGAAGAATCTGCAAAACAGAacagtaagtaaaatattacatttgcgTGTTAAATGTGTAAGCGTTTGGATGATTTCAATTGCTTCAGTGGCAATATGTTACTTGCCTTTCAACGAGACACTTCTGTCTAAGACTAATTTATTTAGAGTACATAATTAATAGCTGGCGTGTTGAAGAAGTTTTTAGATATGTACAATTACaacaaacaatattatgtatctaTATTAAGCGGCTGTCACCCAAAACAgtggcattaagttgcttacatgATTGATATACGACCATGtgtatatgaaaattttaaatagtagaaaacattaaaacaacTAAATATAAGTTAAGATGTCACGTGATTACTTACTTCATATTaccaattatattattaataacattacatATAAAACACTTGAACTTACACTTAaacaagttttattaattaaataaattagatttctgttaagtaatttttgtcAAGTACAAAGAAGTAAGGTAAGAAGGTAATTTTAGTCTTGGAATAATTTAGTACCTCTCGTATTAAAGGGTAATTGCCTCTCTAATAAAACGAGACTAAGAGTTAACAAAACTTAAACTCCTTCAATAATTCTTGTAGGATTATTAAAATACCCGTCTTAAAGATTTTAATCAaagttaatattacattatatttaagaattttgCGAGAAATCAAATTcatgaataatataattacgttTAAAAATCGTTGagaaaatttcgttttaaattgaatataataagACTTTCATGCATAATTGAATAGGAATGatgaattaaatatactttGGCTTTAGGTACGGTTCCGGCGGGACGATTCTTACTTGTACCATTTGCTGCAGTGAAATTCGCATCTTGAAAACGGAAATGGAACATAAATTCCGTTGTCTTAGTGTGTAGCGGTAAATCGACATGTAGAAAATTTTGTCTTTAGTACTCTCTTTAAATCTTCTTAATGTTATTAGCATTGTGCTTTATGTCTGGAAGTCTGTACGTATTTCAGGATCGAGTAAATCGGTTAATGTTCAATGAGACTAGCGTAATGGCTTTATTAACGAGTTAAAATTAGTATTATAGGTAACAATTCTCAATTCATTTATTTCTTCtttctcattttattttcacaacAACACAACAACACACAACAACAAATATTatgatatagataaatattattattttcaatatttaagtttaatatagataatattaaacttaaatattgaaaataataattattattttcaaattggaACCGTTTAATGGCTGCATCTATGGGAGAATCATACCACTAGCTAAAAACTAATCCGTGTCATAGTAGTATTGTCAAACGTGAATCAAACGATTAGTTGATCTTCGGTTTGATGCAAGTTGATCAGTCTCATCGATGCCACTGAAGTGAGAACCtacataaacatacacaaacacCACAGCCTGTCCTGTATAAGAAGCGCTGGTCAAATTCTTTGACAAAAGAACTAACGAAGTAGCGTTTGTTTCGAGGAAACGCTTGTAGTTCTGTTGCTCtgaaagtaaaaaagtttaattaagaGCTATTTTCTTGCTTCGTTAAAGCTTAAAGTGACCAGAACTCTACCCAAGTCAACATATAAAA includes:
- the LOC123655805 gene encoding uncharacterized protein LOC123655805, encoding MQSRAQKIDTGVPITIKLIESRMQAYFSRLQSIYDASNNISTSQLQDTFLRSAYNIDQLRTDYLKSIEELNLLKMQNDPEFSPDHNMFLAFEEIYCIIKSIVQQLKSHTTPPSTEKSRLNLPPINLKTFDGELKNWPSFFECFNNAVHNNTNLSKSDKVFYLSGILSKSALTAISGIPPTADNYDLIYSTLVDKYQDIRTLASTYLQQIISLKPLTTASADGLNVFLDKFAASVCAFDRLNISNKKDFIFLFLALQKLDKETIRNFELYVRSEKLPTYESLVKFIKEQVKIIERSSSNTFNTPSTSKNSYSKGSSYFAPKPVNNVKHTKSFITSESNNNCCPLCLKIGHEQFYRCPKFLKLTPKERYNIVKENNSCCNCLSFNHKTFLCKSNKSCSICESKTHHTLLHFHKNLTSSPASGIEPRLTAEQNPATHAPHTAESSGATNYSPAIASSYDASHTMQPLSMCSNTLLSLRDAHTVLLATARIVLRTSDGYEYIARALIDNGSMNDFVTINLCKKLSLKINSLPEKVTVNGFGGSSKEVKGQTNIKFYSRFDRNISFNLQPLVVENITDRIPTLPIDRSMLAYLSRTPLADDTFSDPGEVEMLIGAKLFTRLLLPGRVHGPPGTPTGIQTPLGFILMGDAPVKCRSHRTAAPPSHTLCAFTGQPLDVLMRSFWETEEVSTPRSALLSHEEKVCEDLYKSSTTREATGTYVVSLPFKTNPSALGDSMQSSKSRFFALEKRFLRDPNYRSAYNNIITDYCDKDYISPISADSKLPSLTYVIPHHGVIREDKITTKVRMVLDASARTDTGVSLNDILFSGPNLQADLFIILLNFRLLPIALCADVEQMYLRIKVHPQFYKFQQILYRFNTSDPIQLFEFKRVCFGLTSSPFLALRTLRQLADDEKNNFPLASEVINGGFFFMDDICCSINDVHSAQKVASQLIDMFAAGGFKLHKWLSNSPEVLSSLPQNHLHPQSLNFASTATQKVLGVTWEPHEDNFNFFIRPAEVPCTKRNMLSVIARLWDIMGFAAPLIMFAKLLIKELWLIKLDWDDEPPSHIQTQWSRFQSELPLLSNLSLPRHIGVTHGCNAALLGFSDASEMGYGAALYVRVQSEDGVSVRLLCAKSKVAPVQTISLARLELMGVHLMSKLIHVVLKAYDNRFIFNNFFAFCDSTIVLNWINSSPHRLKTFVANRVTKIQECLDVQNIYHISGKENPSDCLSRGLTPAQLISHTLWFNAPPWVHQDISQWPIKPFICVESAQELPEYKAVVLSNVLPPSNKENSTLTTLTERISSWSKLLRVFTYVLRFSKRLKTRGSITAEDLNKLENFIVRSVQAAHFSDLLKLLQAGKQPPLSMRKLRPFLFEDVIRVGGRLENSDLTFDHKHPILLPSKHKITDLIIDYVHRTACHAGPQHVISLLRQRYWILSARRTVRAKIHSCIACFRARPKPAQPPVMANLPTCRLKISKAFAHTGVDYGGPLMITLTRRRGIKSQKAYLCAFVCLTTRAVHIEVATDLSTDAFLNAFKRFISRRGPVERIYSDHGTNFVGAKSYVTEIQHFLKSNAFSEDFKTELAKNRISWEMIPPNAPHFGGGWEATIKSFKTHLFRVIGSQILTYEELLTVLCQIEAILNSRPLGILSEDPAEPLPLTPAHFLNTTPLAYLPSPNVETDKPNLLSRFMLLDGLVRSYWRRWSDEYLHTLQIRQKWNTDVPKVYKGMIVLIMRDNSPPLHWPLGIISETIEGKDGHVRIALVKTKTGTLKRPIVRLCPLPNIY